GGTGGCGGCGCTGTCCAGGTACGCGATCTCCGGGTGCGCGGTGACGATCGGGAACTGGGCGCGCAGCTCCCGTTGCCAGCCGGTCATCGGACCAGCTCCAGGCCGGCGTCGCGCCAGGCGATCACGCCGCCGGCCAGCGACCGGGCGTCGGGGTGGCCCATCCGGCGCAGCAGGGCCGCGTACCGGGCGGACCTCTCCCCCACCGGGCAGACCAGCAGGACCGGGCGGTGCCGGCTGATCGGCAGGCCGGCGTGCAGCAGGTCGGCGAAGACCTCGTCGGCGATGTTGACAGCGCCCGGGATGTGCAGGGCCTGGAACGCGTACGGGCTGCGCAGGTCCAGCACCAGGGCGCCGGTCGAGGCGATCCAGCACTGGGCGGCGCGGGCGTCCAGCACCGGGGCGGCGGCCACCTCGGCGTCGGTCAGGGTGCCCGTGGAGTTGCGCCGCGGCGGGCGGCCGAACAGCTCGGGACGGCGGTCCCGGACGTACGAAAGGTAACTCTCCAGCCGGTCGCAGACGATGAAGACGGCGGTCTTCCGGCTGGTCAGGGCGGCATCGAGGGGACTCAGGTGGCGGACCGCGCCGCGGAACGCGCCGCCACCGGTCGGACCGGTCAGGATCCCGCACCGGCGGACCAGGGTGAGCAACCCGTCGATGGCGTCGTCGGCGGTGATCGTCTCCAGGGCGTCGTAGACGTCCGGGTCGAAGAGGCCCACCTGCCGCACCTCGTCGAGGGTCCGGATGCCCGGGATGAAGTCGTTCTTCGCGGCGACCAGGCCGACCACCTCGACGTCCGGGTCGTGCTGGCGCAATGCCCGGGCCACCCCGGTGGACGAGCCGGCGGTGCCGACGCAGGCCAGGAAATAGTCCGGGGCGCTGCCGTCCAGGTCCTTGATGATCTCCGGGCCGGTGCCGTGCAGATGGGCCTCCACGTTGCGCTCGTTGAAGTACTGATCGGTGTGCAGGTACCTGCCACCGGCCGCGGCGAGCCGCTGGTGCATCCGGGTGAGCGGGTCGCCGGTGTCGGTCGGGTCGAGGCACTCGGACTGGCCGGGCAGCTCGTCGATCTCCGCGCCGAGCAGCAGCAACAGCTCCTTGATCTCGGGGACCTTCATCCGGTTGGTGACGCTCTTGAACGGCAGCCCGTGCATCCCGGCGAGCAGGGCGAGCGCCTTGGCGGTGTTGCCGCTGGACAGCTCGACCAGGGTGGCGTCCGCGGGCGCGCCGGCCAGCAGCGGGCGGGCCATCTGCCAGGCGGCCCGGTCCTTCACCGAGCCGAACGGGTTGAGCAGCTCCAGCTTGGCGTAGAGGTCGATGTTGCGCAGGCCGTGCACGGCCGGGTCGATGCGCACGAGCGGGGTGTTGCCGATCGCGTCGGTGATGTCGTCGTGTCTCATGGAGTCTCCTGCCGGGGGTGGACAGGCCAGTACCGGTCGTCGAGGCACCATCGGCGGACGCCGCCGGACCGGTAGACCGCGACCTTGCGGGCGACCGGCTGGTGCAGGGCGTTAGTAGCGCTGAAGTCCATGAAGTAACCGGCCGTGTTGACGAAGGCGAGCAGGTCGCCGGGCCGCGGCACGACCGGCAGGAACACCTTGCGGCGAGTGATCAGGTCGGCTTCCAGGCAGAGGTTGCCGAGCAGGTGGACGCCGGCGTGGCTCCTCTCGATGCGACGGTTGTCGGTGCGCGGGATCACCACCGGGTCCATCTGGACGCCGTGCTCCTCCAGGCTGACGTCACGAGCGTTGAGGTCGAGCCGGACCGTCTCGCCGGTGACCGAGAGGACCCGGGCCAGGATCACCCCGCACTGGTCCAGCAGGGCACGGCCGGGCTCGATGTCCAGGTCGTACATGTGGTCCAGCAGCAGGCGGCCGAGGGGCTGGCCACGCTCCGGAGCCGGAGTGCCGAGCAGCCGGTCCAGATAGGCGGCTCCGGCCACCGGCCGATACGCCGGATACAGCGCGAGGTCGCCCCGCAGGGTGCCGCCCTCGGCGCGCAGCCCGTACCCGTGCCCCTCCCAGGTCAGCGGCGGCCGCCGGCCCAGCACCGCCTGGCCGAGCTCGGTCGTCCAGCGCTCCCACTCGGCGCCGTCGGCGAGGTAGTTCACCCCGAACCCGCCGCCGATGTCGAGCGAGCGCGGCCGCAGTCCGCGCGCCCGGCACTGGTCGAGCGCGACCAGGCAGCCCTCCACCGCGACGGCCTTCTCCGGCAGCCCGATGGTGTCCAGGTGGTAGGCCACCCCGGTCAGCTCCACCTGATCGGCCCGCTTCTCGAGCAGGTCGAGCAGGTCGGCGAGCGCCCCGGCCGGGGTGCCGAAGCGGCTGCGCCGGGTCAGCACCCGCACCCCCGCCGAGGTGAAGCCGGAGAGCCGCAGGCTGACCGGGACCCGGGGCAGCCGGTGCCCGGCCACGATGCCGGCCAACTCGGCGAGCTCGTCGGCGGAATCGACGCTGACGGTCACCCCGGTGCGGGCGGCCAGCCAGAGGAATTCGCGGTTCTTCGGCCCGGTCGCGACGATCCGGCCGGGGGTGAATCCGGCACTCAGCGCGTGTTGCAACTCGCCGAGTGAGGCCACGTCGACATCGGCGTCGCCGGCCGCCAGTTCGCGCAGAATCGCGCTGGATCGATTGGCCTTGTGCGCGTAGTAGAGGCGGCCGGTCAGCTGGTGGCGGCGGTAGGTCTCCCGGAAGGCCTGCACATTTCTCATCACCCGTTGCGGCAGGACCAGGGCGAGCGGCGAGCCCAGCGCGTCCAGCAGTTCGGCCAGGAAGTCACGGTCGTCGAGCAGGGACTGGATGGTCGGATCGATTTTCGGCGTCAGACTGAGCATCTGCCTCTCCCGATTTCACCGGCGTTTTTTCAACGTAACCGAGAACCGGATTCATCGCCAGTCCGGGATCGGGTGAATACCGTGTCAACAGTTCTGTCGGTGATTCATTCGAATGCTCATATGAGCACGTACTAATAGATGTGAACGGCGTCCCTCCCGCTCATTCATTCATCTTTCGGAGGTATTGCCGGGACGGGCCGCGCGCCGGTATCCGCTTGAAAACCGTACGTACGTCTTGTTGAATTGCCGGTATGCGTGTGCTCCTCCTCGCCACCCTGGTCAACGCGTTCGGCAACGGCGCGTACCTGACCACCAGCGTCCTGTTCCTGACCACCGTCGCCGGGCTCAGCCCCGCGATGATCGCCATCGGACTCAGCACCGGGGCGGCGGCGGGCGTGCTGGCGATGACCCCGCTGGGTTACGTCGCCGATCGGTACGGCCCGAAACGACTGTCCATCCTGGCCATGGTGGTGCTCGCGGGTGCGTACACAGCCCTGCTCGCGGTGCACTCGGTGGTGCCGTTCGCGCTGCTCTCCTGCGTGATCGCGGTGGCCACCGCGCTGGCCAAGGGCGCCAACGGGGCACTCGCCGCCGGTGCCGTGCCGGCCGCCGAGCGGCTGCGGATGCGGGCCCGGATGCGCAGCCTCACCAACGCGGGCATGGGCGTCGGCACACTCGCCGGAAGCGGCCCGCTGCTGCTGCGGGGCGACACCGGGTACGTCGTGATCCTGCTTGCCAACGCGCTGACCTTCCTGGTCGCGGCCCTGCTGCTGACCCGCGCCCCGCAGGTCCCGCCGCAGGTGGCCCCGGCTGGCGGACCGCGCCTGGTGGCGTTGCGGGACCGGCCCTTCCTCTGCTTCGCGGCGCTCGACGGGCTGCTCAGCAGCACCTACAACGACCTGCTCGGGCTCGGCCTGCCGCTGTGGCTGGCGACCGGGGCACACGCCCCGCTCTGGCTGATCTCGGTCGCCCTGGTGATCAACACGGCCGGCTGCGTGCTGCTCCAGGTCCGGATGGCCAGCGGGGTGTCCGGGTTGCCCGCCGCCCACCGGTCCGCGCTGCGCGGCAGCCTGGTGGTGGCGCTGTCCTGCGGCGTGCTCGCGGCCGCCAGCGGACGGTCACCATGGCTGGCCGCGACGCTGATCGCGGTGGCCGCGGTGATCCACGTGGTCGGCGAGGTGTGGCTGTCCACCGGCAGCTGGGGCATCGTCTTCGAGCTGGCACCCCCCTGGGCGCAGGGCCAGTACCAGGGCACCTACTTCGCCGGCCGCGGCCTGGGCGACATGATCGCGCCACCCCTGGTCACCGCGTGCGTACTCGGCCTGCACGGCTACGGCTGGCTGGTCCTGGCCCTGTTCTTCGCGGCAGGCGGCCTCCTCTACCGCCCCGTCACCAGGTGGGCCGCCCGAACCCGCCCCGCCGACCACCCCGCCCTCGTCTGACCGCCCACCCTCACCCGACCACCCGCTCTCACCTGACGGCCCGCTCTCACCTGACCGCACGCTCTCGCCCGACCGCCCTCGCCGACCGCCCGCTCTCGCCTGACCGGCCGCCCTCGCCCGACCGGCCGCCCTCGCCCGACCGGCCGCCCTCGCCCGACCGGCCGCTCGCGCTTGACCGGCCGATCAGACGCGAGGCCGCGCCCGCCCTGGATCGAGGCGCGCCGCAAGACCGTTATTTCCCATCAAAACCATTCACGGTACGACTTGGAGCCCCGTGGCAGTCGGCTCGCGAGGCCGCGGCCACTCCGGGCCGCGGCGCGTGTCGTGCGGGTTCGCTGCCGGTCACTGTTTCCCCCACCGGTTCGCGGCGGGGAGCGGCATCCGGGCGTACCGGAAACGGGTTTGATTCAGCAGGTGGGTGACCAATCGTCGGGGCCTCGCAGGAAGGCGGCGACGGTGCTGGTGGCGGCTGCGGCGGGGGTGAGCTGGGGGCGGTCCGGGGAGACGACGGCGCCGGGACCGCTGTTGCGGAATTCGGCAAAGCGGGCGCCGGTCCAGGGCCAGGTGCCGAAGTCGCTCCACGCGGTGGCGCCGATGTGCGCGCCGATCCAGGAGTTGCGGATGATCGTCTGGCCGACGGCGTTCGGGTCGTTGCCCGGGTGCCAGGGGCGGCCCAGGTAGACGGTGCCGGCGGGCGCGTCGGACGTGAGGCGGCAGTGCGTGAAGAGCAACCCGTGCGGGTTGGCGAGGTCGGTGCTCGGCGCGGTGACGTAGCCGTTCGGGGAGCTGCCGCGGTTGAGCGAATGGATCCGGCAGCGATCGAAAACGGCCGTGGCGCGGCCGAAGATGAAGTCGACGTCGCCCTCGACGTAGCAGTCGCGGAAGTAGGCCCGGGCGATGACACCGGCCGCGGTGCTGTTCACGTAGAGGGTGTCCTGGTTCGCCAGGAACCGGACCCGCTCGAAGACCAGCCGGTCGGCCCGGGTGAGCACGGCTACCGCCTGCCGGTTGGCGATCTCCGGGTGGGCTGCCTCGTCGAACAGGTTGGCGAAGGTCAGGTTCGCCGCGCGGAATCCGGCGCCACTGATGGTGACCGAGGCGCTGCCGGAGGTGCCCCACGGGGTGCCGTCCGGTTTGAGCGTGCCGTTGGCGCGGTCGTCGGCGATCAGGACCTCGGCGGGCGCGCGGCCGAGGCCGCGAAGTTCCAGGTTGGTCTTCTCCGCGGGGACGATGACCTGGCCCCGGTAGCTGCCGGGTCGGACACCTATGGCGTACGGCGTGGTGGCACCGGCCGGCGCCGCGTCGATCGCCGCCTGAATGGTCGTGACGTCGCCGGAGCCGTCGGC
This window of the Actinoplanes oblitus genome carries:
- a CDS encoding pyridoxal-phosphate dependent enzyme, producing MRHDDITDAIGNTPLVRIDPAVHGLRNIDLYAKLELLNPFGSVKDRAAWQMARPLLAGAPADATLVELSSGNTAKALALLAGMHGLPFKSVTNRMKVPEIKELLLLLGAEIDELPGQSECLDPTDTGDPLTRMHQRLAAAGGRYLHTDQYFNERNVEAHLHGTGPEIIKDLDGSAPDYFLACVGTAGSSTGVARALRQHDPDVEVVGLVAAKNDFIPGIRTLDEVRQVGLFDPDVYDALETITADDAIDGLLTLVRRCGILTGPTGGGAFRGAVRHLSPLDAALTSRKTAVFIVCDRLESYLSYVRDRRPELFGRPPRRNSTGTLTDAEVAAAPVLDARAAQCWIASTGALVLDLRSPYAFQALHIPGAVNIADEVFADLLHAGLPISRHRPVLLVCPVGERSARYAALLRRMGHPDARSLAGGVIAWRDAGLELVR
- a CDS encoding type III PLP-dependent enzyme domain-containing protein produces the protein MLSLTPKIDPTIQSLLDDRDFLAELLDALGSPLALVLPQRVMRNVQAFRETYRRHQLTGRLYYAHKANRSSAILRELAAGDADVDVASLGELQHALSAGFTPGRIVATGPKNREFLWLAARTGVTVSVDSADELAELAGIVAGHRLPRVPVSLRLSGFTSAGVRVLTRRSRFGTPAGALADLLDLLEKRADQVELTGVAYHLDTIGLPEKAVAVEGCLVALDQCRARGLRPRSLDIGGGFGVNYLADGAEWERWTTELGQAVLGRRPPLTWEGHGYGLRAEGGTLRGDLALYPAYRPVAGAAYLDRLLGTPAPERGQPLGRLLLDHMYDLDIEPGRALLDQCGVILARVLSVTGETVRLDLNARDVSLEEHGVQMDPVVIPRTDNRRIERSHAGVHLLGNLCLEADLITRRKVFLPVVPRPGDLLAFVNTAGYFMDFSATNALHQPVARKVAVYRSGGVRRWCLDDRYWPVHPRQETP
- a CDS encoding MFS transporter produces the protein MRVLLLATLVNAFGNGAYLTTSVLFLTTVAGLSPAMIAIGLSTGAAAGVLAMTPLGYVADRYGPKRLSILAMVVLAGAYTALLAVHSVVPFALLSCVIAVATALAKGANGALAAGAVPAAERLRMRARMRSLTNAGMGVGTLAGSGPLLLRGDTGYVVILLANALTFLVAALLLTRAPQVPPQVAPAGGPRLVALRDRPFLCFAALDGLLSSTYNDLLGLGLPLWLATGAHAPLWLISVALVINTAGCVLLQVRMASGVSGLPAAHRSALRGSLVVALSCGVLAAASGRSPWLAATLIAVAAVIHVVGEVWLSTGSWGIVFELAPPWAQGQYQGTYFAGRGLGDMIAPPLVTACVLGLHGYGWLVLALFFAAGGLLYRPVTRWAARTRPADHPALV
- a CDS encoding pectinesterase family protein, whose amino-acid sequence is MRRRHFLELSATLGAGAAVAWSAPASAHRHLDLIVAADGSGDVTTIQAAIDAAPAGATTPYAIGVRPGSYRGQVIVPAEKTNLELRGLGRAPAEVLIADDRANGTLKPDGTPWGTSGSASVTISGAGFRAANLTFANLFDEAAHPEIANRQAVAVLTRADRLVFERVRFLANQDTLYVNSTAAGVIARAYFRDCYVEGDVDFIFGRATAVFDRCRIHSLNRGSSPNGYVTAPSTDLANPHGLLFTHCRLTSDAPAGTVYLGRPWHPGNDPNAVGQTIIRNSWIGAHIGATAWSDFGTWPWTGARFAEFRNSGPGAVVSPDRPQLTPAAAATSTVAAFLRGPDDWSPTC